The Leadbettera azotonutricia ZAS-9 genome has a window encoding:
- a CDS encoding GGDEF domain-containing protein — MDKIEQSEDEKDFLSNPRIVENYSLLQDIGVFKHIDSLNREIRNYKNLFAGALEIFNRTSIDQIMDATVWQISDHFLPSFIAFLWKPLQNREEITIKGYKNYKLVDLDLKIENITLFEPFFRKYPKPISYDLFSFELGDLEAAKSFDELHPELIIPILGPSGLYGMVLVGRKILEDDYNSAELVYLQNLMSFVSQAIQNHVHYERTLRDVKTGLFNNGFFMTRLNEEIARSHRTGSSSSIIIMDVDKFKNFNDSYGHLAGDRVLESLAVTIKQAVRLEDVPSRFGGEEFTVLLPDSNKEAALVVAERLRTSVAAMHIPWDPPLPQVTISLGVVTFSKDLDLPASELIQRADEALYLSKERGRNRTTVWGSGLLAKIERLNIIDAMI; from the coding sequence ATGGATAAAATAGAACAGTCCGAAGACGAAAAAGATTTCCTTTCCAATCCTCGTATTGTCGAAAATTATTCGCTCCTTCAGGATATTGGGGTGTTTAAGCATATTGATTCCCTGAACCGCGAAATCCGCAATTACAAAAACCTTTTCGCCGGCGCCCTCGAAATTTTCAACCGCACCTCCATCGATCAGATCATGGACGCTACGGTATGGCAGATTTCCGATCACTTCCTCCCCTCTTTCATTGCATTCCTCTGGAAGCCCCTGCAGAACAGGGAAGAAATCACCATCAAGGGATATAAGAACTATAAGCTTGTGGATCTTGATCTTAAGATTGAGAATATTACGCTCTTTGAACCTTTTTTCAGAAAATATCCAAAACCCATCAGCTATGACCTTTTCAGTTTTGAACTGGGGGATCTTGAGGCCGCCAAAAGTTTCGACGAACTGCACCCTGAGTTGATTATCCCTATTCTTGGGCCCTCGGGCCTTTACGGCATGGTACTCGTGGGGCGCAAGATCCTCGAAGATGATTACAATTCGGCAGAGCTTGTATATCTCCAGAATCTCATGTCCTTTGTTTCCCAGGCGATACAGAACCACGTCCATTATGAACGCACCCTGCGGGACGTTAAGACCGGCCTTTTTAACAATGGCTTTTTTATGACCCGCCTTAACGAAGAGATTGCCCGTTCCCACCGTACCGGTTCTTCGTCTTCGATTATCATTATGGATGTGGACAAGTTTAAAAACTTTAATGACTCCTACGGGCATCTCGCAGGCGACAGGGTGCTCGAAAGTCTCGCCGTAACCATCAAACAGGCTGTGCGCCTTGAGGATGTGCCTTCAAGGTTCGGGGGAGAGGAATTCACTGTTCTCCTCCCGGACAGCAATAAGGAAGCCGCCCTCGTGGTAGCCGAACGCCTCCGTACTTCGGTCGCGGCCATGCATATTCCCTGGGACCCGCCCCTGCCCCAGGTTACCATAAGCCTTGGGGTGGTGACTTTTTCGAAGGATTTGGATCTTCCTGCTTCGGAGCTTATACAGCGGGCCGACGAAGCCCTGTACCTTTCCAAGGAGCGGGGCCGTAACCGCACGACCGTTTGGGGTTCGGGCCTTCTTGCCAAGATTGAGCGCCTGAATATAATTGATGCGATGATTTAA
- a CDS encoding YraN family protein has translation MPKKGGEGEAAAALFLEGKGMRIIERNFRSRKGEVDIIALEGETLIFVEVKAWSTLGIDALEQGLDKKKQVRIIETAKYFLSIHREYMYMAIRFDVVFIAPQGITHLASAFMERV, from the coding sequence ATGCCTAAGAAGGGCGGGGAAGGCGAGGCCGCCGCCGCTCTTTTCCTTGAAGGGAAGGGCATGAGAATCATAGAACGCAATTTCCGCTCAAGAAAAGGCGAGGTGGATATCATCGCCCTTGAGGGGGAAACTCTCATCTTTGTCGAGGTTAAAGCCTGGTCAACCCTGGGGATCGATGCTCTTGAGCAGGGGCTGGATAAAAAAAAGCAGGTCCGCATCATTGAAACCGCTAAGTATTTCCTTTCAATCCATCGAGAATATATGTATATGGCAATTCGTTTCGATGTGGTTTTTATAGCGCCTCAGGGTATTACCCATCTTGCATCAGCCTTCATGGAGCGTGTATGA